A stretch of Kaistella flava (ex Peng et al. 2021) DNA encodes these proteins:
- a CDS encoding DUF1573 domain-containing protein gives MKNFIKIAPLVVALALVSCKKDQTADQLVIEEGTAQTAAPVIDSHEDMVKEAQSKPLTNLVLSEAQFDFGKIKKGDQKEHTYEVTNTGENPLIISQVKPGCGCTVPDYTKEPILPGQKGKITLKFDSSNFDGLVNKQAEVYANVERAPIVIGFSADIQP, from the coding sequence ATGAAAAATTTTATTAAAATAGCACCACTTGTAGTTGCTTTAGCTTTAGTAAGTTGTAAAAAAGATCAGACTGCGGATCAACTCGTTATCGAAGAAGGAACTGCTCAGACGGCGGCGCCAGTTATCGATTCTCACGAGGATATGGTAAAAGAAGCACAGTCTAAACCTTTAACAAACCTTGTTCTTTCTGAAGCACAGTTTGATTTCGGTAAAATTAAAAAAGGAGATCAAAAAGAACATACTTACGAAGTAACCAATACTGGAGAAAATCCTTTGATTATCTCTCAAGTTAAACCAGGTTGTGGATGTACTGTTCCTGATTATACAAAAGAGCCGATTCTTCCAGGTCAAAAAGGAAAAATCACTTTAAAATTTGATTCTTCTAATTTCGATGGATTAGTGAACAAACAAGCAGAAGTATATGCGAATGTAGAAAGAGCACCGATTGTGATTGGTTTTTCTGCAGATATTCAACCATAA
- the yajC gene encoding preprotein translocase subunit YajC — protein MITIFLQAAAPEGSMMPTMIMMGLMFVGFYFLMIRPQMKKSKQEKNFQSELKVGSRVVTTSGMHGRISQIMEDGIILETLSGKLKFEKAAISREFTQNRFPDNAPETK, from the coding sequence ATGATAACAATATTTTTACAGGCAGCTGCACCGGAAGGTTCTATGATGCCTACAATGATCATGATGGGACTAATGTTCGTCGGGTTTTATTTCCTGATGATTCGTCCACAAATGAAAAAATCAAAGCAGGAAAAAAACTTTCAATCTGAATTGAAAGTTGGAAGTAGAGTAGTTACCACTTCTGGAATGCACGGTAGAATTAGTCAGATTATGGAAGATGGAATAATCTTAGAAACGCTTTCTGGAAAATTAAAGTTTGAAAAAGCGGCGATTTCAAGAGAATTTACGCAGAATCGTTTTCCTGACAACGCTCCGGAAACGAAATAA
- a CDS encoding putative transporter, protein MFDWLKLLLLPGEIPTVTQSIVAIMLAIGTGVFFGRLKLGKVTFGVSAVMFTGLILGHFGYRIQPGILDFIRDFGLILFVYGIGLQVGPSFFSSFRNEGLKFNILAVSTVLLGGIITVALFYMTGLKIEDLVGIMSGSVTNTPGLGAAKNTIEEITNSFPDKKFNDPTIGYAITYPLGVFGIIGTIILSKFLLKINPDEEMKKFRKSKINRELPLVHKKIRVTNPEYFGKTLHQTIKEFGREIIISRLKHSGSIAVKSPTMDTELQDRDVLMLVGLEKDLDDFIATVGRPSADLFIESDNQIRKKNIYVTNSNVIHKKLSELDLYNTFDLKVTRVFRAGREILPRPSLELFYGDKLVVIGSQEGIEEVEKIIGNSEKKLLEPDFLSLFGGLLLGVILGSIPIVIPSLPVPIKLGFAAGPLIVALLISRYGGISFIHSYINTGATYFMKDFGICLFFAAVGIHAGDGFYDNFIQYNGWLWLLYGCAITFIPLILMVIVGRFIMKINYLQLVGIMSGSYTDPAALSFSTNYLDSDIPIQTYAQVYPLVTIFRIFVASLLILFFS, encoded by the coding sequence ATGTTTGATTGGTTAAAATTACTCTTACTGCCAGGCGAAATCCCAACGGTAACGCAATCTATTGTTGCCATAATGCTCGCCATCGGAACTGGTGTTTTTTTTGGAAGATTAAAATTAGGTAAAGTAACTTTCGGTGTTTCGGCGGTGATGTTTACGGGTTTAATTTTGGGACATTTCGGTTATCGAATTCAACCCGGGATTTTAGATTTCATACGTGATTTTGGTTTAATCCTTTTCGTTTACGGCATTGGTTTACAAGTCGGACCTTCCTTTTTCTCTTCCTTCCGTAATGAAGGTTTAAAATTTAATATTCTGGCCGTTTCAACGGTTCTTTTAGGTGGGATTATTACGGTCGCACTCTTTTATATGACTGGTCTAAAAATTGAAGATTTAGTCGGAATTATGAGTGGTTCGGTCACCAACACGCCTGGTTTGGGAGCTGCTAAAAACACCATCGAAGAAATCACCAATTCATTCCCTGATAAAAAATTTAATGATCCAACTATTGGTTATGCGATTACCTATCCGCTTGGAGTTTTCGGGATTATTGGAACCATTATCCTATCAAAGTTTCTTTTAAAAATTAATCCGGATGAAGAAATGAAGAAATTCCGGAAGTCGAAAATCAACCGTGAATTACCTTTGGTTCATAAAAAAATTAGGGTCACCAATCCTGAATACTTCGGCAAGACTTTACATCAGACCATAAAAGAGTTCGGACGAGAAATTATCATTTCCCGATTGAAACATAGTGGAAGTATTGCCGTAAAATCTCCTACAATGGATACCGAACTTCAAGATCGGGACGTATTGATGTTAGTGGGTTTAGAAAAAGATTTAGATGATTTCATTGCCACAGTTGGTCGTCCTTCCGCAGATCTTTTCATTGAGTCTGACAATCAAATTCGCAAGAAAAATATTTACGTCACGAATTCTAACGTCATTCATAAAAAACTTTCCGAATTAGATTTGTACAATACCTTTGATTTAAAGGTAACTCGTGTTTTCCGAGCCGGACGAGAAATTTTACCAAGACCTTCACTGGAACTATTTTACGGCGATAAATTAGTCGTGATCGGTTCTCAAGAAGGAATTGAAGAGGTAGAAAAAATCATTGGAAACTCCGAAAAGAAATTATTAGAACCTGATTTCCTTTCCTTATTTGGCGGATTACTATTAGGAGTTATTTTGGGTTCAATTCCGATTGTCATTCCAAGTTTACCGGTACCTATTAAATTAGGATTTGCGGCTGGACCATTGATTGTCGCACTTTTGATTTCACGTTATGGTGGAATTTCCTTCATCCATTCTTATATCAATACTGGCGCGACTTATTTTATGAAAGACTTTGGGATCTGTTTATTCTTCGCTGCGGTAGGAATTCATGCCGGAGATGGTTTCTATGATAATTTCATTCAGTATAATGGTTGGCTTTGGTTATTGTATGGCTGCGCAATTACATTTATTCCGTTAATTTTAATGGTGATTGTAGGACGATTTATTATGAAAATCAATTATCTACAATTGGTCGGAATTATGAGTGGAAGTTATACTGATCCAGCTGCACTTTCATTTAGTACGAATTATTTAGACTCCGATATTCCTATTCAGACTTATGCGCAGGTTTATCCTTTGGTGACGATATTTAGGATATTTGTGGCGAGTTTACTGATTCTGTTTTTCAGTTAG
- a CDS encoding DUF2851 family protein — protein sequence MNEKLLQYLWNFKIFKSFDFIDVEGNELEILDFGRWNFDSGPDFLFGKIKTNDLVIAGNIELHVKSSDWIFHKHSGNPEFKNIIAHVVFIHDVEIEEFKNKNIPTLELKDYIDENMLSKYESLLQETQFIPCEKIFNQDHFPFNFHEETLLKKLDEKSIEIEESLKRNQNNYEAILFQQLAYAFGLKVNALIFKQLAESIDYKVFNKIRQNQTQLEALFFGICGWLEKPTDEQTKIWKREFEFLKVKYQLPDFYIHPKFSKLRPPNFPTIRLSQLASLYHLNQNLFSKLINAKNIDEIHQLFNKVKASEYWDHRFNFGKISSVHGEKTLTKDFVELVLINAVLPLKYTYHKNTDENIPDEILTLYQSISAEKNTIIDQWKTLNVKPKNALETQSLLYHFRNFCEKKECLRCSIGIRLMNI from the coding sequence ATGAATGAAAAACTACTTCAATATTTGTGGAATTTCAAAATTTTCAAAAGTTTTGATTTCATTGATGTGGAAGGAAATGAACTCGAGATTTTAGATTTCGGAAGATGGAATTTTGATTCTGGGCCAGATTTTCTTTTTGGTAAAATAAAGACGAATGATTTAGTTATCGCAGGAAATATCGAACTTCATGTAAAATCATCGGATTGGATTTTTCACAAACATTCGGGGAATCCTGAGTTCAAAAATATCATTGCACACGTTGTTTTTATTCATGATGTTGAAATTGAAGAATTTAAAAATAAGAACATTCCAACGCTCGAATTGAAAGATTATATTGATGAGAATATGCTTTCTAAATATGAATCTTTGCTTCAGGAAACACAATTTATTCCGTGTGAAAAGATTTTTAATCAAGACCATTTTCCTTTTAACTTTCACGAAGAAACTTTACTGAAAAAGCTAGATGAGAAATCCATCGAAATTGAAGAATCACTTAAGCGCAATCAAAATAATTACGAAGCCATTTTATTTCAGCAATTAGCTTATGCTTTTGGATTAAAAGTAAATGCACTTATTTTCAAACAATTAGCAGAAAGTATTGATTATAAAGTTTTCAATAAAATCCGTCAAAATCAAACACAGTTAGAAGCACTCTTTTTCGGAATCTGCGGTTGGCTGGAAAAACCGACTGATGAACAAACCAAAATCTGGAAAAGGGAATTTGAATTTTTAAAAGTTAAATATCAATTACCCGATTTCTATATTCATCCAAAATTTTCAAAACTTAGACCACCGAACTTTCCAACAATTCGGCTTTCGCAACTGGCTTCTTTGTATCATCTAAACCAGAATCTTTTTTCGAAACTCATTAATGCAAAAAACATTGACGAGATTCACCAACTATTTAATAAGGTAAAAGCCAGCGAATATTGGGATCATCGATTTAATTTTGGGAAAATATCTTCCGTTCATGGAGAGAAAACTTTGACGAAAGATTTCGTTGAGTTAGTTTTGATCAACGCTGTTTTACCTTTAAAATACACTTATCATAAAAACACCGATGAAAACATTCCGGATGAAATCTTGACTTTATACCAAAGTATTTCTGCTGAGAAAAACACCATCATCGACCAATGGAAAACATTGAATGTAAAACCAAAAAATGCGCTTGAAACTCAATCTCTACTTTATCATTTCAGGAATTTTTGTGAGAAGAAAGAATGCTTACGCTGCAGCATCGGAATTCGATTAATGAATATTTAA
- the bshA gene encoding N-acetyl-alpha-D-glucosaminyl L-malate synthase BshA, protein MKIGILCYPTYGGSGIVATELGMALADKGYEVHFISSALPARLDITNPNIFFHKVNVQTYPLFQYQPYDIALSSMIYRVVNLYKLDLLHAHYAIPYAYAAFTAKQMLKEEGKDIPLVTTLHGTDITLVGQHPSYKHAVEFSINQSNTITSVSESLKKDTLQLFKITKEIQVITNFIDNGEFTVNTDCQRRQFATDDEKILIHVSNLRPVKRVGDVLQIFKNVNARVKSMLIIIGEGPDMEVINQFLEEHPDLISKVRLLGKVNDLYRILQLSDVFLLPSEQESFGLAALEAMAAETPVISSNAGGIPEVNIQGETGYLTEIGNVEAMSNYTIKLLSDDALLAQMKKNAKEQALKFDLKNILPVYEKMYADTLHNFQK, encoded by the coding sequence ATGAAAATCGGAATTCTCTGTTATCCAACTTACGGTGGAAGTGGCATCGTTGCTACAGAACTTGGTATGGCGCTCGCTGATAAAGGTTATGAAGTGCACTTTATAAGTTCGGCTTTGCCTGCAAGATTAGACATTACCAATCCCAATATATTTTTTCATAAAGTCAACGTTCAGACCTACCCACTTTTTCAATATCAACCTTATGATATTGCGCTTTCGTCGATGATTTACCGAGTTGTGAATTTATACAAACTGGATTTACTTCATGCTCATTACGCAATTCCTTACGCTTATGCGGCTTTTACGGCAAAGCAAATGTTGAAAGAAGAAGGCAAAGATATTCCTTTGGTGACAACCCTTCACGGAACTGATATTACTTTGGTAGGACAACATCCAAGTTACAAACATGCAGTGGAATTCTCTATCAATCAATCAAATACGATTACTTCTGTTTCTGAAAGTTTGAAAAAAGACACCTTACAATTATTTAAAATCACCAAAGAAATTCAGGTAATTACCAATTTTATTGACAATGGTGAATTTACAGTTAACACCGATTGCCAAAGACGTCAATTTGCTACTGACGATGAAAAAATACTCATTCACGTTTCCAATCTTCGTCCAGTGAAGCGAGTTGGAGATGTTTTACAGATTTTTAAAAATGTCAATGCAAGAGTAAAATCAATGCTCATCATTATTGGTGAAGGTCCAGATATGGAAGTCATCAATCAGTTTTTAGAAGAGCATCCTGATCTCATCAGTAAAGTTCGTCTGCTTGGGAAAGTAAACGATTTGTACCGAATTTTACAATTGTCAGATGTTTTCTTACTTCCGTCAGAACAGGAAAGTTTTGGACTGGCCGCTCTCGAAGCGATGGCTGCAGAAACTCCCGTGATAAGCTCCAATGCTGGAGGAATTCCCGAAGTGAATATTCAGGGAGAAACTGGTTATCTTACAGAGATTGGGAATGTAGAAGCGATGAGTAATTACACCATAAAATTATTAAGCGACGATGCTCTATTGGCACAAATGAAGAAGAACGCAAAAGAACAAGCTCTTAAATTCGACTTAAAAAACATCTTACCCGTTTACGAAAAAATGTACGCCGATACGTTACATAACTTTCAAAAATAG
- a CDS encoding glycoside hydrolase family 3 protein, which yields MKNIKIKVSFFIIALFCFNLNINAQYQPKNISPAEIQKANQWVNQTYNSLSQDEKLGQLFIVALYTNKDEAHINAVRNIVVNDKIGGLILMQDDAAREINLVNEFQQKSKIPLMIGMDAEWGVYQRIAAAHKFPWAMTLGAIQDKSLITEMAAKIAADCKRMGINWDFAPVVDVNTNPNNPIIGNRSFGSEVPNVVSSALAYSNGLQDNNILAAIKHFPGHGDTDKDSHLDLPVVSHSLKRLNEIEIAPFKALMDKGIGGVMVAHLYVPALEKKKGIPASISKKIITGLLKDKLGYKGLIITDALNMGAVANKFKAGELDAMAFEAGNDIMLFSQDVATGKRLIQQAIDQGEIPQQRVEESVKKILLTKYYLGLNQYEPRNPANINEDLNNSSHSEIVQEMYANALTLIKDDKKMLPLNCKETYYYVPLEEAPYQTFLDQLNLNNTIIVKKASEIATIPSNSKVIVGFHKDNSTAYKPYKISEESKKILADLSKNQNIILNVFGSAYALKDVDISKISTVLVSYENNDDSMIATAKAFSGETKIWGKLPVLVNDNLKAGQGLELNPSSRIDLPTKTNTKQ from the coding sequence ATGAAAAACATTAAGATAAAAGTATCTTTTTTTATTATAGCGCTATTTTGCTTTAACCTCAATATAAATGCACAATATCAACCGAAGAACATTTCACCCGCAGAAATTCAGAAAGCGAATCAGTGGGTAAACCAAACCTACAACTCCCTTTCTCAGGATGAAAAACTAGGACAGCTTTTCATTGTGGCTTTGTATACCAACAAAGATGAAGCTCATATTAATGCGGTAAGAAATATCGTCGTTAATGATAAAATCGGTGGATTAATCTTGATGCAAGATGATGCTGCAAGAGAAATTAACCTCGTTAATGAATTCCAGCAAAAATCAAAAATCCCATTAATGATTGGTATGGATGCCGAATGGGGAGTTTACCAAAGAATTGCCGCAGCACATAAATTTCCATGGGCGATGACGCTTGGTGCGATTCAGGATAAAAGTTTAATTACAGAAATGGCCGCGAAAATTGCTGCAGACTGTAAAAGAATGGGCATTAACTGGGATTTTGCGCCAGTGGTTGATGTTAATACGAATCCCAACAATCCGATTATTGGAAATCGAAGTTTCGGCTCAGAAGTTCCAAATGTAGTCAGTTCTGCGTTGGCTTATTCCAATGGATTACAGGATAACAATATTTTGGCAGCGATAAAACATTTCCCGGGACACGGCGATACCGATAAAGATTCTCACTTAGACCTTCCCGTTGTTTCACATTCTTTAAAACGACTAAATGAAATCGAAATCGCTCCTTTCAAAGCCTTAATGGATAAAGGAATTGGCGGTGTAATGGTCGCTCACTTGTACGTTCCAGCTTTAGAAAAAAAGAAAGGAATTCCCGCTTCTATTTCTAAAAAAATTATCACTGGATTATTAAAAGACAAACTGGGTTACAAAGGATTAATAATTACTGACGCCTTAAACATGGGTGCTGTTGCCAACAAATTTAAAGCCGGCGAATTAGATGCAATGGCTTTCGAAGCTGGAAATGATATTATGTTATTTTCTCAAGATGTTGCGACCGGAAAAAGGTTGATTCAGCAAGCTATTGACCAAGGAGAAATCCCGCAACAAAGAGTTGAAGAAAGTGTAAAGAAGATTTTATTGACCAAATATTATTTAGGTTTAAACCAATATGAACCAAGAAATCCAGCAAACATTAATGAAGATTTAAACAATTCCTCTCATTCAGAAATTGTTCAGGAAATGTATGCTAATGCATTGACTTTAATTAAAGATGATAAAAAAATGCTTCCTCTTAATTGCAAGGAAACCTATTATTACGTCCCGTTAGAAGAAGCTCCTTATCAAACTTTCCTGGATCAGTTAAATCTAAACAACACAATTATCGTAAAAAAAGCTTCAGAAATCGCCACGATTCCATCCAACTCTAAAGTAATTGTCGGCTTTCATAAAGATAATTCTACAGCGTATAAACCTTATAAAATCTCTGAAGAAAGTAAAAAAATTCTGGCTGATTTAAGTAAAAATCAAAATATAATCTTAAACGTTTTCGGTTCTGCTTATGCTTTAAAAGATGTGGATATTTCTAAAATCTCTACTGTTTTAGTTTCTTACGAAAATAATGATGATTCGATGATTGCAACTGCGAAAGCTTTTTCTGGTGAAACTAAAATCTGGGGAAAACTTCCTGTTTTGGTGAATGACAACTTAAAAGCTGGGCAGGGTTTAGAACTCAATCCTTCTTCACGAATAGACCTTCCTACAAAAACAAATACAAAACAGTAA
- the deoD gene encoding purine-nucleoside phosphorylase, with product MSVHIAAKKGEIAKTVLQPGDPLRAKYIADNFLTDVKLVSKTRNIFYFTGLYKGKEVSVGASGMGIPSIGIYSYELFTEFDVDTIIRIGTCGSYSTDLKVYDLLNVEHAASESTYAKFAWEIEEELLSHQGKAFGLLNESAKELSLNLKPTNIHTSDIFYRKNPALPAIASKYNCSAVEMEAFALFANAQHLGKNAATILTVSDVIPTGDQISADQRETALTPMIELALETAIKI from the coding sequence ATGAGTGTTCACATTGCAGCCAAAAAAGGAGAAATTGCTAAAACGGTTTTACAGCCAGGTGATCCTTTAAGAGCAAAATACATTGCAGATAATTTCTTAACGGATGTGAAATTGGTAAGTAAAACAAGAAATATCTTTTATTTCACCGGACTATATAAAGGGAAAGAAGTTTCTGTCGGAGCTAGTGGGATGGGAATTCCAAGTATTGGGATTTATTCTTACGAGTTGTTTACAGAATTCGATGTAGATACCATTATCCGAATCGGAACTTGTGGATCATACTCTACAGATTTGAAAGTGTATGACTTATTGAATGTCGAACATGCAGCTAGTGAGTCTACGTATGCAAAGTTTGCGTGGGAAATTGAAGAAGAATTATTATCTCATCAAGGGAAAGCTTTTGGATTACTCAATGAGTCTGCGAAAGAATTATCTTTAAATTTAAAACCAACAAATATTCATACCAGCGATATTTTCTATAGAAAAAATCCTGCTCTTCCTGCAATTGCAAGTAAGTATAATTGTTCGGCAGTAGAAATGGAGGCGTTTGCACTTTTTGCTAATGCACAACATTTGGGTAAAAATGCTGCAACGATTCTAACGGTTTCAGATGTGATTCCTACAGGAGATCAGATTTCTGCTGATCAGCGGGAAACAGCATTGACACCGATGATTGAGTTGGCTTTAGAAACAGCCATTAAAATATAA
- the ribA gene encoding GTP cyclohydrolase II, with the protein MLKIQAESNVPTEYGEFRMIAFSELESDWMPHMAIIAKNTDFTKPINVRFHSECITGEVFHSKKCECGQQLDAAMNFMHKNGGIIVYLRQEGRNIGIINKLKAYALQEQGFDTVEANLKLGLPADDRNFDVAIEILNILNVKEVNLLTNNPQKLKFVTDSNIRLNKRIPLQMNSTKESEAYLKTKKDYFGHLLDDENTSN; encoded by the coding sequence ATGTTAAAAATTCAAGCTGAATCAAACGTTCCTACAGAGTACGGGGAATTCCGTATGATTGCATTCTCAGAATTAGAAAGCGACTGGATGCCACATATGGCCATTATTGCCAAAAACACTGATTTTACAAAACCTATTAATGTACGTTTTCACTCCGAGTGTATTACCGGGGAAGTGTTTCATTCTAAGAAATGTGAGTGTGGTCAGCAGCTTGACGCAGCAATGAATTTCATGCACAAAAATGGCGGAATCATTGTGTATTTAAGACAGGAAGGAAGAAATATCGGCATCATCAATAAACTAAAAGCCTACGCTTTACAGGAACAAGGTTTTGATACTGTAGAAGCTAATTTAAAACTGGGTCTTCCTGCTGATGACAGAAACTTCGATGTTGCTATTGAAATCCTTAATATTCTGAATGTTAAAGAAGTTAATCTTTTAACTAATAATCCGCAAAAATTAAAATTTGTAACGGACAGTAATATTCGTCTAAATAAAAGAATTCCTTTGCAGATGAATTCTACAAAGGAAAGTGAAGCTTATTTAAAAACTAAAAAAGATTATTTCGGTCATCTTCTTGATGATGAAAATACTTCCAATTAA
- a CDS encoding DUF4254 domain-containing protein has product MNFTETAWKVFNQSINDYHITDNVEVQVKNPYPKDSLEHLLYAKNWIDTVQWHLEDIIRDENIDPTEALKLKRTIDSSNQKRTDLVEFIDSWFLQKYREISPNTDAKINSETPAWAVDRLSILALKVYHMNLEAHRESASDEHRRNCSLKLNVLMEQQKDLSEAIDQLLFDIENGNIKMKVYKQMKMYNDESLNPILYQNVKNA; this is encoded by the coding sequence ATGAATTTTACAGAAACTGCTTGGAAGGTTTTCAACCAATCAATTAATGATTATCATATTACTGATAATGTAGAAGTCCAAGTAAAAAATCCATATCCAAAAGATAGTTTGGAACATCTTTTGTATGCTAAGAATTGGATTGATACCGTTCAATGGCATTTGGAAGACATTATTCGTGATGAAAACATTGATCCAACTGAAGCTTTAAAGCTAAAAAGAACAATAGACTCTTCAAATCAGAAAAGAACTGATTTGGTAGAGTTTATCGACAGTTGGTTTCTACAGAAATACAGGGAAATTTCTCCAAATACTGACGCTAAAATTAATTCTGAAACTCCTGCTTGGGCAGTTGATCGTTTATCAATTTTAGCATTAAAAGTCTATCATATGAATCTTGAAGCTCACCGTGAGTCTGCAAGTGACGAGCACAGAAGAAATTGTTCTTTAAAATTAAACGTTTTAATGGAACAACAGAAAGATCTTTCTGAAGCAATTGATCAGTTGCTTTTTGATATAGAGAATGGTAATATTAAGATGAAGGTGTATAAACAGATGAAAATGTACAATGATGAAAGTCTTAATCCGATCCTTTATCAAAATGTGAAAAATGCGTAA
- a CDS encoding twin-arginine translocase TatA/TatE family subunit, translating to MNTLTILALSWQHLLIVGIIILVFFGGRKIPEMMRGLGSGIKEFKDAVKEDEPKKPEEPNGNSSSTTP from the coding sequence ATGAATACACTAACAATACTAGCACTTTCTTGGCAACATTTATTAATCGTTGGAATCATAATTTTGGTTTTCTTCGGTGGTAGAAAAATCCCTGAAATGATGAGAGGTTTAGGATCTGGTATCAAAGAATTTAAAGATGCCGTAAAAGAAGATGAGCCTAAAAAACCGGAAGAGCCAAATGGTAATTCTAGCTCTACGACACCTTAA
- a CDS encoding murein hydrolase activator EnvC family protein has protein sequence MIKRLSFLIGIFLFAFFSGQKKEQLQKQNAELKKQISNINVNLAKTQQQSKLSVAYLNEVEKKIGLREKVYTNTQKEKRLIEDEIYLRQLEINRQNRELAVLRKNYSEVLVKAYKNKGAQNKVTFILSSKNLGEALRRVQYLKDYSDYQDKKAAEISTAAKVLQENITLKQKSVKDKEMILSNQQKDLLTIEAEKKTKQSLLEEFKKNEVQLTGELKQKQAESKQLEGQIRSIIAEEIRIAKVKEEENKKIEAEKIRLAKIAAEKEKARIEAENKARMEALALEKKKADDEAKRLKDISDRKAADEAEKSKIAAAADAKKSEDSKKAADAERAESRRLAAAKDAAEAAANAKAAADRAASARVAEATMTKKNDDEKKAAETKAMTNYGVSASVGNNFAANRGKMGMPAYGTITHRFGRQPHPVFKNIVEENNGIKIAVTKGTVAKCVAPGTVSRIVASADGSKTVIVKHGDYFTIYANLSSTMVSANQQVSAGTSIGLIGEDFDGSYTLDFQIWNGSTPVDPLGWVN, from the coding sequence ATGATTAAAAGACTAAGCTTTTTAATAGGAATTTTTCTGTTCGCTTTTTTTTCTGGGCAGAAAAAAGAACAACTTCAAAAGCAGAATGCGGAACTGAAAAAACAAATTTCGAACATCAATGTTAACTTGGCTAAAACCCAACAACAATCTAAACTTTCTGTTGCTTATTTGAACGAAGTAGAAAAGAAAATTGGACTTCGCGAAAAAGTTTACACCAATACACAAAAGGAAAAAAGATTAATAGAAGACGAAATTTATTTACGTCAATTAGAAATTAATCGCCAAAATCGGGAACTTGCTGTACTCAGAAAAAATTACTCAGAAGTTTTAGTAAAAGCATATAAAAATAAAGGAGCACAGAATAAAGTGACTTTTATTTTATCCTCTAAAAATTTAGGAGAAGCACTTAGAAGAGTTCAGTATTTAAAAGATTACTCAGATTATCAAGATAAAAAAGCAGCGGAAATTTCAACGGCAGCGAAAGTACTTCAAGAGAACATTACCTTAAAACAGAAGTCTGTAAAGGATAAAGAAATGATTCTTTCGAATCAGCAAAAAGATTTGTTAACTATTGAAGCTGAGAAAAAAACAAAACAATCTCTTTTAGAAGAATTTAAGAAAAACGAAGTTCAGCTTACGGGAGAATTGAAGCAAAAACAAGCCGAATCTAAACAGTTAGAAGGTCAAATTCGTTCGATTATCGCGGAAGAAATTAGAATTGCTAAAGTAAAAGAAGAAGAAAACAAGAAGATCGAAGCTGAAAAAATTCGTCTCGCAAAAATCGCAGCGGAAAAAGAAAAAGCAAGAATCGAAGCTGAGAATAAAGCACGAATGGAAGCTTTAGCTTTAGAAAAAAAGAAAGCGGATGACGAAGCGAAAAGATTAAAAGATATTTCTGACCGAAAAGCAGCCGACGAAGCCGAGAAATCAAAAATTGCCGCAGCAGCTGATGCGAAAAAGTCAGAAGATTCTAAAAAAGCAGCGGATGCAGAGAGAGCTGAATCCCGTCGTCTTGCAGCAGCAAAAGATGCGGCAGAAGCAGCAGCAAATGCAAAAGCCGCAGCTGACAGAGCGGCTTCAGCCAGAGTAGCAGAAGCGACAATGACGAAGAAAAATGATGATGAAAAGAAAGCGGCAGAAACAAAAGCCATGACCAATTATGGAGTTTCAGCATCTGTAGGAAATAATTTCGCTGCAAACCGCGGTAAAATGGGAATGCCAGCTTATGGAACAATCACTCACCGCTTTGGAAGACAACCTCACCCAGTTTTTAAAAATATTGTAGAAGAAAATAATGGTATTAAGATTGCCGTTACAAAAGGGACTGTTGCAAAATGTGTGGCACCAGGAACTGTTTCCCGTATCGTTGCTTCTGCAGATGGATCTAAAACAGTGATTGTAAAACATGGTGATTACTTTACCATCTACGCAAACCTTTCGAGCACCATGGTTTCAGCAAACCAACAGGTTTCAGCGGGAACATCAATAGGTTTAATTGGAGAGGATTTTGATGGAAGTTACACCTTGGATTTCCAGATCTGGAATGGAAGTACCCCAGTCGATCCATTAGGTTGGGTAAATTAA